One part of the Trichoplusia ni isolate ovarian cell line Hi5 chromosome 2, tn1, whole genome shotgun sequence genome encodes these proteins:
- the LOC113506815 gene encoding polyprenol reductase: MDDLDVNIIDFIFLSLAFAVTFTGVIINNYEKYVPAFIIKSYRYGSFAYQGTEANFVQAIEIPKAYYRHFYLFSTLFSSLTLFYMFMVYFFEVTVSYPVHFVLKLLLQENEPSVSVSAALLALSLLTIQCVRRFYETYYLQVFAKSSKMNLSHYLAGIIHYFACVIAVVGQAPLFCGHQNRNSIVWNDYRTTILAIPCSVIFLAMWYEQYRTNIIFANLRKDKKSGEVVTEEHKIPHGRMFEHVSSPHRMCEIVLYTVLLMLVPTKTFFCIYLWVLGNQIQTAIQAHEWYKKTFDKYPSNRFAIFPRLL; encoded by the exons ATGGACGACTTAGACGttaatataattgattttattttcctgaGCCTCGCGTTCGCTGTAACATTTACCGGTGTTATCATTAATAATTACGAGAAATATGTGCCAGCGTTCATTATTAAGAGTTACCGATATGGGAGCTTCGCTTACCAAGGCACTGAAGCTAATTTCGTGCAAGCTATCGAGATCCCGAAGGCTTATtacagacatttttatttattttcgacgCTATTCAGTAGTTTGACtttgttctacatgtttatGGTGTATTTCTTTGAGGTAACCGTAAGTTATCCCGTTCACTTCGTGTTGAAGTTGCTGTTACAGGAAAATGAACCCTCAG tttcagtATCTGCAGCTTTATTAGCTCTGTCCTTACTGACAATACAATGCGTAAGGAGGTTCTACGAGACATACTACCTGCAAGTGTTTGCCAAGTCCAGTAAGATGAACCTGAGCCACTATTTGGCCGGCATCATACACTACTTCGCATGTGTTATAGCTGTGGTTGGACAAGCGCCTCTGTTTTGCG GTCACCAAAACCGCAACAGCATAGTATGGAACGACTACCGTACCACCATCCTGGCTATCCCATGCTCCGTAATCTTCCTTGCTATGTGGTACGAACAGTACAGGACCAACATTATCTTCGCCAATCTCCGGAAGGACAAGAAGTCTGGGGAGGTGGTGACAGAAGAACACAAGATACCCCACGGAAGGATGTTTGAACATGTCTCCAGCCCGCACAGAATGTGTGAGATTGTCTTGTACACGGTCCTGTTGATGCTGGTTCCAACGAAGACTTTCTTCTGTATTTATTTGTGGGTTTTAGGAAATCAG ATTCAAACTGCGATTCAAGCTCATGAATGGTACAAAAAGACATTTGACAAATACCCCTCGAACAGATTCGCGATTTTCCCGCGCTTATTGTAA